In Leptospira perdikensis, a single genomic region encodes these proteins:
- the nadA gene encoding quinolinate synthase NadA, producing MSLVTKDQLVQKLNPVYLPHEIEERIIPLTEEINRLKKEKNAVILGHNYMTPDVFWGVSDIIGDSLYLSKMAKETTADMILFNGVHFMAETAKILSPEKRVLIADLKAGCSLAEAITREDVKALKAKYPGVPVVTYVNCSAEVKAETDVCCTSANALQIVNAVEGDTVIFLPDEYLAGNVRNHTTKTIISHPGRCMVHEMYTPEDIKSAKRLFSGDLTVITHPECHEDVVKEADFSGSTSQMVDFIRQSKTNKIMLVTECSMGDNLRAEFPEKEFVSTCQTCPHMKKITLEKVRDALLKEQFEIFLDEEVIRLAQKSVNRMLELSYKK from the coding sequence ATGTCACTGGTAACTAAAGACCAATTGGTCCAAAAATTAAATCCTGTTTATCTTCCTCATGAAATTGAAGAAAGGATCATTCCTTTAACGGAAGAAATTAACCGTCTCAAAAAAGAAAAAAACGCGGTGATCCTTGGACATAATTATATGACACCTGACGTGTTTTGGGGTGTGTCCGATATTATTGGGGATTCTTTGTATCTCTCCAAAATGGCAAAGGAAACAACAGCCGATATGATCCTTTTTAATGGGGTTCATTTTATGGCAGAAACTGCTAAAATCCTATCGCCAGAAAAAAGAGTGCTCATTGCAGATTTGAAAGCTGGATGTTCTTTGGCAGAAGCCATCACTAGAGAGGATGTGAAAGCACTCAAAGCAAAATATCCTGGTGTACCTGTGGTTACGTATGTCAACTGTTCGGCGGAAGTAAAAGCAGAAACCGATGTTTGTTGTACTTCTGCTAATGCATTACAAATAGTCAATGCAGTGGAAGGAGATACTGTAATTTTTTTGCCGGACGAATATTTGGCTGGGAATGTTCGTAATCATACCACAAAAACCATCATCTCTCATCCTGGCCGTTGTATGGTACATGAAATGTATACTCCTGAAGATATTAAATCCGCAAAACGACTGTTTTCTGGTGATCTAACTGTGATCACTCACCCAGAATGCCATGAAGATGTAGTAAAAGAAGCTGATTTTTCTGGTTCTACTTCGCAAATGGTGGATTTCATTCGACAAAGTAAAACCAACAAAATTATGTTAGTGACAGAGTGTTCGATGGGTGATAACCTTCGCGCTGAGTTTCCTGAAAAAGAATTTGTATCCACTTGTCAAACTTGCCCTCATATGAAAAAAATCACTTTAGAAAAAGTGAGAGATGCTCTATTAAAAGAACAGTTTGAAATCTTTTTGGATGAAGAAGTGATTCGACTGGCGCAAAAGTCTGTGAATCGTATGTTAGAATTGAGTTATAAAAAGTAG